GGAAGTTTGCTTTTCCTGTGAAAGCAACAGAAGCTAATTTCTTGTTGATTAAGTGTGCTAAAACCTGAGCTCCTTTAGAACCATCAGCAAAAACAACAGCTTTGCTTCCTTTTGCAGTAAGCTCTTTAGCTATTTCAGCAGCAATCTTATCGTTAGTATTTCCTCCTCCTACAACTACATTATAAACTTCAACTAAAGTTTTGTTTACAGCACTTGGCTTTAATAGATGTCTTGTATCAGAGTTAGCACCTGTTAATGACATGTTAGACTCCACCTGGATGTGTCTTAGCATGTTTGGACCTGGCTTTCTAGCTGATGCATAAGAAGACTCTAAGCTTGAAGCGTTATAATCTCCTAAGAAGTCAGCGTGGAAAGCCACTACAAGCTCAGAACCTTTAAGGTCATAAACAGGGAGTGCTCTTTGTCCAAATACCTCCTGTGCAGCATCTAATCCTGCAGAATAAGGGAAAGCATCATAAGTTACTAATTCAGCTGTAGGATATTTAGCTTTGAATTCAGCAAATAATTTCTTGAAAGTTGGTGAAGCAAAAGAGTGTGATAAAACCACAATCTTTTTGCCTGACGCTTTAGCTTCTTCCAAACCTTTAAGAACGAAGCTGTCTACTTTGTCGAAAGTTTCGTCTTTACCGTCCAGTTTAGGCTGCTTTACTTTATCATTGTCGTAAAGAGAAAGTACACTTGCCTGGGCTCTTGCATTAGTTTTACCTAAATCACCACCAGCCGGGTTCGGTTCAATTTTGATTGGTCTACCTTCACGGGTTTTTACTAAAACACTAGCAAAGTCGAAACCATCAAAATATGTTGAAGCGTAATAATTAGGGACTCCCGGAATAATGTCATGTGGCTTTACCACATAAGGAATCGTTTTGATTACCGGAGCTTCGCAGGCAGCTAATGTAACTGCTGCAGTTGAGAATCCTAGTAATTTCAGGAAATCTCTTCTTGAAGTACTTGATCCGTTTTTCTCAGCATCTCCAAGGAAATCTTCTACCGGAATTTCTTCCAGAAACTCTTTCTGAGCCAGCTTATTATTCAAAGCTGGATCTTTAAGTTCATGAATACTTCTGAATTGTATTTTGTTTGAAGCCATTTATACTTCTAATTTTTTAGTTATTAATAATGACATTTACCACACTCAAGACCTCCAATTGCATCTACAGTGATCTTACCTCCATCTTGTGGATATTGTTTTTTCAACTTGTCATGTAGATTTTTGAAGTACTCTTTATTATAACCGTTGTTCATATCAACCTCAGTCGTTCTGTGGCACTCGATACACCATCCCATAGTAAAGTCGTTAGCCATCTGTACAACATTCATTGTATCAATTTTTCCGTGGCAGGCTTTACATACAACATCAATTTTGTTGTTAGGATTCTTTTTGTTGAAAGAATTGATGATCGCTTGTTCACCAGCAATTACGTGCTGAGAGTGGTTGAAGTAAACGAAATCTGGCATGTTGTGGATTCTCGTCCATTCAACCGGCTGTGTTTTTCCTGTGTACTGTTGTTTTGCAGGATCCCAACCTGTTGCAGCATAGATCTTCTGGATTTCTCCATCATAGAATGCCTTGTCTTTTCCTGGCTCCATGTAGTGATCCTGGTTGTATTCAGAAATTGTTCTGTGACAGTTCATACAAACGTTCATAGAAGGAATCTCAGATACTTTTCCATATTTAGCACTAGAGTGACATAGCTGACAGTCAATTTTCTGCTCCCCAGCGTGGATTTTGTGAGAGAAGTAGATAGGCTGCTCTGGTTTGTAACCTTTGTAAACCCCAATCCACATCAACCAGTTCCATACTCCGTACGCCGCCAGAATAGCCAAGATGGCCAGTACTGCTTTGCCTACATAGTGGAACTTCTCATACATTTCCCTGAAGGAACGAACTCTTGTTTCATTAAGTCCTGCTAACTCTTCAGACTGACCT
This genomic window from Chryseobacterium sp. MEBOG06 contains:
- a CDS encoding c-type cytochrome, with protein sequence MISWRKHYKKTLIAIGLLLSTSASFYGQDGDPKNGEKLFKANCTACHALDKQVVGPPLKGVVDRVKTEGGVDKDWLHKWIKDNKALRASGDKYANEIFEKFNKTEMQVFPNLTDKDIDDILAFTTNPPAPEEKKPEATPVPGAEAAAPADKTTTNIVIISLLAIAGLLVWILVKLRQLVTLGQSEELAGLNETRVRSFREMYEKFHYVGKAVLAILAILAAYGVWNWLMWIGVYKGYKPEQPIYFSHKIHAGEQKIDCQLCHSSAKYGKVSEIPSMNVCMNCHRTISEYNQDHYMEPGKDKAFYDGEIQKIYAATGWDPAKQQYTGKTQPVEWTRIHNMPDFVYFNHSQHVIAGEQAIINSFNKKNPNNKIDVVCKACHGKIDTMNVVQMANDFTMGWCIECHRTTEVDMNNGYNKEYFKNLHDKLKKQYPQDGGKITVDAIGGLECGKCHY